Genomic DNA from Telopea speciosissima isolate NSW1024214 ecotype Mountain lineage chromosome 2, Tspe_v1, whole genome shotgun sequence:
atttctttggctacAAGCCCTGGTAACAGAAACATCCCTGCAACCTGGGTAgcagcaaatttttttccttaCCATTACATCCTCTCTCACCATGACGCATGACAGcacaactagggatgtaaatggatcggattcggctcattagtgctatatccgcatccgcatccgattagcttttgaacgaattcggatagtgctaaacggatacggacacggatacgaaaacggatttcgactattcatttacattcCTAAAGACAGCTGCATGTCTATCATTTATCATAGCATGGGAGTAGCAAGTGTATATTTTCTTCTGTCAAAATttggggtgtcaatcggtcgggctcggtcggtcTCAGTCGGGCCTGaacgggcctcaccaattttataggctgcaccgtgtccgactgtttaggcattcgggcttgcATTGGGCGggcatggtacggtttcatttcggtcgatcggtgttcggtctttaatcggtgCAACCTTATTTGGACTAAACGGGCCTGAAACGGGTCTCGGTTGGGTTAATGAcctatttaactctaaacggtcgGACTAATTGATGTTTCAGACCAAATGTCATGTAATGGATTCAATCTTTTTAAATTGACACTTCTCAGCACTGATGTTAATACAATATTATACCCTGCAATGGGTTCCATCTCATCAACAGTGAACGATTTGAGTGAAATAATAGTAGAGGTGGGTTCAGGAAAGGAGTAGTCAATTtggctatttcttcttcttcttcttcttcatttgctAAGTTGTCTATTAGCTTCATCAGAGGTGGGTTCAGGCCAAAACTCACCCAAATATAGTTGCCAAAACTCACCCAAATATAGTCGCCATGACTTCCCCTCCGACTTCGTCTTTGGTGCAAGAACTTCGGCTTATCAGGTATAGTACGTATCATCAAGAGCCTTATATTAGATCTCCTATCATCAAATTGAAACTAAATTGTTTCTTTATGGAAGATTAGATTAGGAGGAGTTAATCAAATCATAGATAAGAAAATATTGCGTATATATGTGGTGGTGGTTCTGTGTTGAAGGTGAAAGGAGCAGCAGGAGAGGATGGAAGATCACCCAGTTCCTGGATATCTTTACACATCaaggtcgggctaggtcgggctagCATTCGGTCGGTCCAGTCGGGCGCCCGACAGGCTAAGACCCCACACCGAGACCACCCGGTTACTAAACATgccgggcttaagcccgacacatttagtaaacaggtcgggccgggccgggctttaGTCGGGCGGGCTCCATCAGTTCTGCCGGGCCGGGCCttgaattgacacccctagtcaaAATCTATGTGCCATAAATAGGATCTTCTtgatcctctcaattacactgcccgtacttgacgttaagtacatctaacagaggaggcaaaaatgactatcctaccccctatccgaacacactgccctaggtggggtccacctccctctattagatgtacttgacgtaaAGTACAGgcaatgtaattgagaggataaaaattcccatAAATAACTGTGACGGTTTTGCATTGTTGTGATCACCTTAGTTAGTTTCAAGCAACTGGCGGAGAGCGGAGAGGTTCCGTGGCCATGGTTAGGTGTCTGAATTGAATGCTTCTCCgtctttctcttttatatatcTATATCCTTCGTTCCTTCTATGTGCTTCACCTTCAATCCACCATCTTATTTCAAAACATGAGTATTCCCCCCGAGTTAACCATGGAAAACACAAAAGCTCCTCGTAAGTGTATCCTCCAAAGCGAAGCCCTTCAagaggtctctctctctctctctctctctctctctctgacttGCTGGTTTGGTCATCAACTGTAATAATGGTGAGCATCACcatattttagggaaaattacatatccctctcgtgtactttaccctaatTACACATTCTTCCCTTTGGTTTTTTCATCTTACATTTTGACCTTTTATGGCTGACAGTGTTAGAGTGTTGTTAGTTAATGATTTGAAAAGATGatattacccttgttctaaaataccacaagtagaattacaatgataccattttcatcatcttcaaccttaaacACCCATTACTTTCCTCCTCCACAGccaggaccaccaccaccgccaccactactGCCTCCTCCTCCACCGTCAAAAAAGGAAACAGAATCAGTCGTAAAAGACGACGATCGTTCCGACTTCCGACGGTTGATGATCTCTAATTTTGAGAATTTGAAATGCAAAACGAATTCAAGTTTTTCCGTGAAATTCTGCTTTAaactagaaggaaaaaaaaaccggaaaaattttcatttaattctTAAATCCTTGCTACAGGAATGAGCAAAATAATCAGCTGTAATTCATGTTCATAATCTGATTGCATAGGTTTCAGATTCAACTTTTTTGCCTACATTTTAGTTTCTCGGTTGGGACTcaaatcttttcatttttctttttcggtttttttccctgttttttcTCATTTCAGCTTGGAACTCAAGAAACATCCATTAGTGGTTCTCATAATTCAGAGCCTACTGCTTTCGAAAATGACTCTGTGAAGGATTCACTACAAGTTGTCCATGGTCCATTCGCGACCTGAAGTGTTTGCGTCTTTGCAAGTGTCCTCCtcttgatggaaaaaaaaaaaccctaactccctcaatcttcttcttttcacttTCCTCTCTCGTCTTCCTTTTTTTCGCCGCAACCTTCTTAAGTTCCAAGGCAATATCGGCTATAGAGTAGTATTTTTGCAtctgaaggagaagagatccaTGGGTGGCCCATCTCGCCATCAGAAATTACTCCTCCGTCTCTTCACAATTCTTCAGTTTCAGATAATGACAGAGGAGAGATCAGATCCAGAGTCCGTGAGATCTTCACCCTATACTCCAGAGTGGATCTTACCATTAACTTCATGAATCTGAATCCATTGAAGTGGATTTTGGTGGGTTCCATTTACAGGAAAGGGGTtgctggagaagaagaagaagtaaagaagggAGGGTTAAATGGTCTATTCACATGGACCAAGAGTTAGTTTGGGAttaaatcaaaagggtaaatgggtcatcCTAAAATGACCCAGGGTTAGTTCGggcattataaaaaaattaatcatgCCACATCAGTATTTAACAGACAGAAGCTAACGGTAAGGGaggttttagtaattttttgaaaactacaGGAGAATGTATGTAAGGTAGAAAACCAAGGGGAGAAATGTGTAATTAAGGCAAAGTACAGGGTAGGgagatgtaattttcccttttttttcttttgtgtgcAGTATATCTTAAAGACTAGTTCTTACCCAAGAGAGCATGAGCAGCTCAAGGAGATCAGAGAGGTCACCATTCAGAAATATGGCTTTGCGTAAGCCCCCTAACCTAAAACTTGCAACTTAGTCATTTCTAGTAATTAGTAACTACTAATTATTATACAAAAGCTTTCAGAGATGACTAGAAATATTGCGTATATACAGGAGTATCATGCAAGTTCCTGTTGATGAAGGGTTGTTCTTATCCATGCTTTTGAAGATCATAAATGCCAAGAAGGCATTGGAGCTCGGAGTTTTCACTGGTTATTCTCTCTTAACCACTGCTCTTGCATTGCCAGATGATGGTAAGGTAGGTATCGATGATCAAATAGTATGGTTACAAAGGCTTTCATCCTTTCAATCATGACCGGGTTGGCTCAGGCCTGGTTTAATTACCACCAAATTGTAACTAAACTGTTAATCCAGTTGGAAAATTTGTTAAACTAGATAGTAATGGACTGGTTCTAAAATTAGCCAAGGGCATCCCTACGCAGAACCATGAGGAAAAATGGTTGCGAATGATGGAAATAATTTATAGGATCAATATGACGAATCAAAGAATGCATGCAAAAATAGTAATAGATTTGATTGGAACTATACCCAAATCCATATCACTTCTTGAAGAACTCCTCAGATGTTCATTTCCCTCCTTTGTTAGTCTTGTCCGTTCCCCTCTCTACACAATCTATCAATAATAATAACCAATGGGCATTGCTTCCTTTATATAAACGGGAGCAGGGAATAACCCTGAAATAGAGTACAATTAGGTCTCACACATAATGATGCCCAATTGTAACTAGCAACCAATGGGCATTGCTTCCTTTATATAGACAGGAGCAGGGACTAACCTTGAAATAGAGTGAGGCCCAATTGTAAATAACAACCAATGGGCATTGCTTCCTTTATATAGACGGGAGCAGGGACTAACCCTGAAATAGAGTACAATTAGGTCTCACACATCCATCTATTAATCCGAACCCACACAATTATTGATGCATGGTCTATACATGATGAAAACATTATAAGGAGTAGATGCTAATATCAAGAACTTTTATGATTTGGCAGGTAACAGCAATTGATCCAGATAGAGAAGCCTATGAGACCGGTTTGCCGCTCATACGAAAGGCTGGTGTGGAGCACAAAATCAACTTTATCAATTCAAATGCTTTATCAGTTTTAGATGAAATGCTGGACAATGTAAGACTGGTGATGATCGATGATTCAAGTATTGTTTATATTACCATTCTTAACTGGCCACCCCTGCTTTTCTCTAAACCCTTCTCCATCTACATGTTATGTTGTAACCATGCAGGGTGGTGAGCATGGAATGGAGTACTTCGACTTTGCATTTGTGGATGCTGATAAGCCTAATTACATTAATTACCACAAGCGATTAATGAAGATCGTAAAGATTGGAGGACTCATTGCTTACGATAACACACTATGGAATGGCTCAGTTGCTGTTGATGAAGAGGATGCCCATGAGTTCTTAAAGGATAGCAGAAGGGCTATCATGGATTTCAATTCCTACTTGGCTTCTGATCCCCATATAGAAATATCACAAATTTCTATTGGTGATGGTGTTACCTTGTGCAGACGCATTCGCTAAATGCTTAAATTAAATGCAATGTTGAAGTAGATGTTAACTGTGAGTCTCTTGAATAATGAAGATCTATGGTTGCCATAAATTAGAGAGTGTCCATATATATACACACTCTCAAagtctttgttttgtttgttggatTTGTGTCCATCAAATTAACCCAGTTTGTTCCAATTCATTccggtttactttgtattgaactgtctatatattttggtttaatattatcacatgtgatataaattttttgagcatcatGTGTCTTTAAGTTTAACTTAAAATGGTattcacaactagggtttgggttgggcatccttatcatatggtcgtcgcattggttatgcctagacatgttgatatcagagtacgaatgcgagtgcacattatgatgtgcattggcgaagattCTGCcattgtcgattccctcattaattactgctagatgtaggaTTGTGATAGACAcgtgtcaccgagacccagtACCTGAAAAGACCTTATTACTACAAAATGTGAACGCATTCTTTGGATCTTCAATGACTAAGGATCCAGAGAATCAAAGctagtgttctgggaatgcgcaaacattttgtgagtgaaagagttactcaacatggtctccactacccgattggggaacatcaacATAGAGATTGTCTATAGATGGCCGAATCAGAATCTAGATTCAGTAccgttttgaaaatgatttttgcaaaacttattttcacataaaatgatagattaaatgtatgttttgattaaaaatgtTTGATTGCGTTTTGCGGATTCCGATCACGTATACGGATGCTctgatatggacatgtactatggaatgagGTTTGGCGgtacatgtgtacatgtcctagattccataatgatgatgttgattagtggagggttggtacATAATGTGTTATTATTATGTAAGGTTAATTCTgggatttgctaattaattaattagattatTTAATTCAATGGATGTGGTGCAATAATTTAATTATtcattaaatagaaaataaatattttatttattattccctttaagattctgcttcttcacctattAGAAGTACACTGAGATTAAACAGGTTCAAGTCAAGGAGGTGAGAGAGCCAGACTCTCACTGAGATTATTAAGTCAGGCTCTTTAGAGCCTCACATATATAAacacaagggggggggggggagccggCCAGCACTACTAACcgaattttctctctttccccttggACGaactccactctctctctctctctctctctctctctctctctctctctctcttgctctcttgcttTTGAGAGttagctagggttttggaaaccaaGAATTTTGTTTGAATATTTGAAGAGGTCCTTGgattgacttggagaaccttgggtGTTGACGTGTTGTAGTATATAAATTTTGGTAGATCGATTCTCTCTTCAATGATCAATCTACATTCCCataccaaaattttcaaaatttcattaaaCTATAAAACCAAACAACAATGCATCAAAAGCGACTATTAACCGAAAGTGAAAAGAATCCTGCCAAACAAAATTAGACTCCAACACAGGGTTTGAAAAAATCGGATCAGCCATTTTGGGCCGATTTAGATCAGAATTGGCCATGGCCCATCCTGCTTTTAGATCGATCCTACacgaaaattagggtttaggggtttttagcctttttttttttctggacgATGACTATTGGTATCAACCGACACTGATACCTGGTCGATATTGAATCAGTGGTACTATAtgaacaaagggtaaaatggtcaataATGCTGGTATATGTTTCTTTGAGAGCAAAAACGTATGATACAACCGGACCAATACATATCGGTATTAGTATTGAAATCTAGTCGATACCCGATCCGATACCGTGTACTTATAGTAGATAGGGATGTAACGTATTCGATTcatgttcgtatccgtttagagGAATCcgtattaaaacaaaaaaaaaaaatttggtttccAAAGACTAACCGAATCCATTCGAAATCTAATCAGGTGTAGATAATTCAATTTCAACCAGATATTATCCGACCTGAATAAGAATATGATTACAtaatagttatttaaataaaaaagattcaCGAGGACATCCTTCTAAATTCAAATATGACACTTCAACATCAACCCCAGTTAGGTAGTGGATTCATCACTCCACATCCTCCGCCACTCAATGCTACTCTCTTCAGACTCATGATTCTACTTTCCTATTTCTACTAGGAGCGTAAATGAACAGATATTTGATCCGTGTTCATATCTGTTTAAAGGAATATTCAAAAAATAGATTTCCAAAAACTACTCAAATTCGCTCGAAAACTTATCAGATGTGAATATGAACAATGTTATCTTTAGTTCGAATTCGattcgtttacatccctatttgtAGATAATAGAAAATCCCTTGTATGCATGTTcctctttttttcctctttttttcacATGGCAATGAATGCTACTAGTGCACCCAAGCTTCCTCTTCAATTGCTTCCACAAGCTCCCGTTGTCCTTCTTTAGTGAATTGCTTCTCCCACccatctcaatctctctcctcatctTATAACACTCCTTCTCTAACTCCATCACCCTCCCAtccatctcctccatctctatcctcacctcctcctcttccccacctcccacccccacctcctcctcctcctcctcctcccttccCCACCTCTCCTCTAAACCTTGCATTTCATTGGCAATTACATTCCTCAGCTGCAATTGCTCCACAAACAGCACTTGTACCACCACCCGCAGCGGCAACCTCTCATTCTTCGCTGCATGTCCACGTGCCGCGGCTGAAATATTATTGATATCCAGCATCCTGCATACCTCATCCCTCTCTGATTCCGTCAGGAAACCATGCTTCTCCAAGTAAATATCAATGGCTCTATATATCCCATCAGCATTCCTTCCAGTCCCATTTGATGCAGCAACCGACATCTCTGCTAATGATGTAAATGTGTCCTTCTGCATATCAATATCCCCTGCAACCTCTGCCAAGAACTCATCCATCAGCACTGCAACTGTGATGAGCTTAGATGGATCATCTTTAGATGGGTAATTCCCATAGAAGTTCTTCAAAATTCTCTTGACACACTGTGTGTCATACTGCATTTCCCTCGAGTAATTTTGACAAGGTATCAAGAGATCTTCCACAGTGGCTTCATCAAGTTGTTTCCCAATCCTAAGTTCAAACCCATTTATGCAATCCAAGCTTGCTTGCAAGGCATTCGCTGCTCGGAGCATTTCAGACAATAACTTGCAAGGTATTAAGCTTCTTTTATCAGGCAAAAGCCTCTGAACAACTTCAATGACTTCTCTCTGAGGAACCATCTTCACATACATCAATACACTTGCCTCTCCACATTCTGTGAAAGCCCACTTCTTTGCATACCGGAAAAGTGACCCAGCTATGTATTCTGATCGAACACCATGCTTAATCATGGCCAACATGATGAGTTCATAAAGACAGAGAGGCAATGTGTTCAAATCTTCTGATTGACAGTCATGAACAAAAAGCCTCCTCCTAGAAACCCAACTCTCcccattgttgttgctgttgctgttgttgttgtcattaATGTCATCTTGGATTGGTCCACCAAGAAGGTGGGGATCTGAAAGTGCCTTCTTGGTGAGTGAATCCAAACAGGCATCGATTAAACCAAGTGATGAAGCTTGCTTAATAACATTCTCTGAAGTTCTAAAGGCCTTAATGGATTCATTCCAGCTGGGAAGGACTCTCTGCTCAAAGAAGGCAAGGGACTTGTTCAAGAGGTTATTGGGACTGTGAACTTCTGTCATCTCTAGATAGTAAGCAAGAGAGGCAAGAGGGATAACATTGGAAGCAGAGAGATTCGGTTCAAAACCATAGAAGAACCTTGCAACTAGCTCAAAGGTTTTGGTGTCGCCAGGGATGTCTGGGAGTGAAAGGGAAGGCTTCTCTTCATGGTGGCATTCTTTGAGTAGGATGGCTAATTTAGCTGATTTTGCAACCACAAGTTCCTGCATACAGAGATATGaggaaagaagatgaaataacAAAAGGATTTATATATGTAACAAATGGTTGTCAGTTTGTGTTTGAGACTTGTTCTTACTCTGTTAAGTCTGCAAATCGTACCATGTATGTGAAGATGAAGGTCACAAGGTGATGTAGACACCAAATTCCtaaatccaacaaaaaagagaaacccCCAAATTCAGATTtctaacaagaagaagaaacaaagcaaTATAACCTTAAAACTATTTTAATGTccaacagaaagagagagagagagagagagagtaagaacCAACCAAGATGATTCTCTGGGCATTTTACTTGTCTTGCTTTCCTATGTTCTGTGGTCCTAGATTTGTAGTGAGGGGAAGGGACTGGGATCATAGAACGAACAGACCCACCATGATTTCATTTCATAGATAACTCTGTTAGATAAAAGGTTCcattttttcaatttaaaaatgTTGGTCAGAAGCTTAAAATGTAGCTAGAGTGAGACAAAGGTTTTCTCCTCTCCTGGTCTAGTTGAGTTTGGTCATCGGACATATAGGAAATTGCTTCCCTTCTAAAATCTTCTAAGAACAGAAAAATCTAAAGTAAATGAAATCAACCAATAGTCACTGCTTATAAACTGATCAATTTGGTCAATTTGGTTGGACCCTACTAAATATGAAGCCAAATCAAGAGATTCAACCCTTACTAAATTGCTAGAACTGGGAATGAAAGTAAGGTAAGGGGAAGATCGTACCTCgtttccatcttttttttttcttttcttttggtagaAGATTTATCTGTGTTGCAGAGACACAGAGATTATGAGGTTCTAAGAAGGGAAGGATGGGGCagagatatagagagagagagagggagagattgcTGAAGGAGTGAGAGAATTTAGCCATTAATGACGAGATGAGTGAGAGGTAGTTCCGCAAAGAATGGGGAAATCAAAGATGAGTTCTACTGGCATACTAACTGCTGCTGGGTGGGACCGTGGGAATGTGGGACCTCAATTTCAAACTTTTTAAGGTcgtttctccctctctccacgGATCCACCTTACAAATGGGCCATCTCTGCCATTCTCTTCTTTGGCTCCATAAGTCCATAACCGAGGCCACAAGGCCACACCAAAGAATGAGTGGCTCTTGTGTAGGCTTTGTCTTCTGTTCTCCAACTTAAGGAAGTCCATTGGGCTCTCCTGTCCATGCTAAACCCAGCCCAATTCAATAACAGCTCCTTTATAAATCACCTATGTTAAGGTTAATTAGCCAACCTATGaaggattgggctcctctccttggagggcatcgcccaatgagtgcccaacgaggcatccaatggctgggctgtgccacacacatcccaaTGGCTAACTGGGCACACGCcaggatgtgtgcagcacagcacAGCCCAGTCGTCCGTGCCTCATTGGGCTCTCATTGGGTGATGCCCTCCAAGAAGAGGAGCCGAATCCCCTATGACAGCTTCTGCAAAATGAGCAGGGAAAGGAGGTAAAAGTGTAAAACTATActgcaaaaatgaacataggaaAAAGAGTTTCAATAAATCAATTGGATTGAATGAATCATCGAAGGAGTTACTCCATAATACCCATATCACATCTCATCTAATCTACTCATTCACTCATAAAGCCCATATCCATTTCAAAATCCCaatgcagcccaaaccatgcTTTTAAAAATTGTGAGGCATGGCGAGTTTTTGACCAGTTGGGTCAAGGGAAATGTACAACAAAATATCTGTAAtgagacaagaaaagaaaagaaaaaacataatgaaacaaaaatcatgTTGATGTAATGATTGtattatgtgtctatctctctccttaaattcaaatttttttgaattttttgccATTCTTGGGATCCAAACGTAACCTCAGTGCCAGGTATTACTTTTCCTTGTTGCCAATTTGGTAGTGCTAATAGAGTCCAGTAAATCTTCACTTGCGTGAAGTGAGTGATTAGGCCGACACATGAATTCAACTCATTCTCTGACCCATTTCATTAACCGATAACTTttcatttcctctctctctcttctatgatttattatttttaaaatttttttattcaacatctACTCTTTATTTCACAACAATAGTTTTTAGGTATCGGTCTCGGTCAATACTAATCTGGTACAGTGGTACGTAtagaaattataaataatcaaatattgATAAAAATCGGTATCATCATCATATAGCATCGTAGCGCCATGACCATGATCAATATCAATTTGTATCGGTGTATCAAAAATATTATTGAATGCCGTCATATCACTAAATCACTATATGGTGCCATGATGCCCATATGTTGGCGATATGATGATTTGG
This window encodes:
- the LOC122652787 gene encoding putative caffeoyl-CoA O-methyltransferase At1g67980 isoform X2, with protein sequence MENTKAPRKCILQSEALQEYILKTSSYPREHEQLKEIREVTIQKYGFASIMQVPVDEGLFLSMLLKIINAKKALELGVFTGYSLLTTALALPDDGKVTAIDPDREAYETGLPLIRKAGVEHKINFINSNALSVLDEMLDNGGEHGMEYFDFAFVDADKPNYINYHKRLMKIVKIGGLIAYDNTLWNGSVAVDEEDAHEFLKDSRRAIMDFNSYLASDPHIEISQISIGDGVTLCRRIR
- the LOC122652787 gene encoding putative caffeoyl-CoA O-methyltransferase At1g67980 isoform X1, whose product is MENIDVLRKCTILQSETLQEYILETSAYPREHEQLKEIRETTIQKYGFRSIMQVPVDEGLFLSMLLKIINAKKALELGVFTGYSLLTTALALPDDGKVTAIDPDREAYETGLPLIRKAGVEHKINFINSNALSVLDEMLDNGGEHGMEYFDFAFVDADKPNYINYHKRLMKIVKIGGLIAYDNTLWNGSVAVDEEDAHEFLKDSRRAIMDFNSYLASDPHIEISQISIGDGVTLCRRIR
- the LOC122652783 gene encoding BTB/POZ domain-containing protein At5g17580-like codes for the protein MPRESSWNLVSTSPCDLHLHIHGTICRLNRELVVAKSAKLAILLKECHHEEKPSLSLPDIPGDTKTFELVARFFYGFEPNLSASNVIPLASLAYYLEMTEVHSPNNLLNKSLAFFEQRVLPSWNESIKAFRTSENVIKQASSLGLIDACLDSLTKKALSDPHLLGGPIQDDINDNNNSNSNNNGESWVSRRRLFVHDCQSEDLNTLPLCLYELIMLAMIKHGVRSEYIAGSLFRYAKKWAFTECGEASVLMYVKMVPQREVIEVVQRLLPDKRSLIPCKLLSEMLRAANALQASLDCINGFELRIGKQLDEATVEDLLIPCQNYSREMQYDTQCVKRILKNFYGNYPSKDDPSKLITVAVLMDEFLAEVAGDIDMQKDTFTSLAEMSVAASNGTGRNADGIYRAIDIYLEKHGFLTESERDEVCRMLDINNISAAARGHAAKNERLPLRVVVQVLFVEQLQLRNVIANEMQGLEERWGREEEEEEEVGVGGGEEEEVRIEMEEMDGRVMELEKECYKMRREIEMGGRSNSLKKDNGSLWKQLKRKLGCTSSIHCHVKKRGKKEEHAYKGFSIIYK